The Procambarus clarkii isolate CNS0578487 chromosome 37, FALCON_Pclarkii_2.0, whole genome shotgun sequence genome window below encodes:
- the LOC138371820 gene encoding involucrin-like encodes MPMQEVKLKSIPMQEVKLKSIPMQEVKLKSMPMQEVKLNSMPMQEVKLKSMPMQEVKLKSIPMQEVKLKSIPMQEVKLNSMPMQEVKLKSMPMQEVKLKSIPIQEVKLKSIPMQEVKLKSIPMQEVKLNSMPMQEVKLKSMPMQEVKLKSIPMQEVKLKSIPMQEVKLKSMPMQEVKLKSIPMQEVKLKSMPMQEVKLKSIPMQEVKLRSIPMQEVKLKSIPMQEVKLKSMPMQEVKLKSMPMQEVKLKSMPTQEGKLR; translated from the coding sequence ATGCCCATGCAAGAGGTCAAGCTTAAGTCAATACCCATGCAAGAGGTCAAGCTTAAGTCAATACCCATGCAAGAGGTCAAGCTTAAGTCAATGCCCATGCAAGAGGTCAAGCTTAATTCAATGCCCATGCAAGAAGTCAAGCTTAAGTCAATGCCCATGCAAGAGGTCAAGCTTAAGTCAATACCCATGCAAGAGGTCAAGCTTAAGTCAATACCCATGCAAGAGGTCAAGCTTAATTCAATGCCCATGCAAGAAGTCAAGCTTAAGTCAATGCCCATGCAAGAGGTCAAGCTTAAGTCAATACCCATACAAGAGGTCAAGCTTAAGTCAATACCCATGCAAGAGGTCAAGCTTAAGTCAATACCCATGCAAGAGGTCAAGCTTAATTCAATGCCCATGCAAGAAGTCAAGCTTAAGTCAATGCCCATGCAAGAGGTCAAGCTTAAGTCAATACCCATGCAAGAGGTCAAGCTTAAGTCAATACCCATGCAAGAGGTCAAGCTTAAGTCAATGCCCATGCAAGAGGTCAAGCTTAAGTCAATACCCATGCAAGAGGTCAAGCTTAAGTCAATGCCCATGCAAGAGGTCAAGCTTAAGTCAATACCCATGCAAGAGGTCAAGCTTAGGTCAATACCCATGCAAGAGGTCAAGCTTAAGTCAATACCCATGCAAGAGGTCAAGCTTAAGTCAATGCCCATGCAAGAAGTCAAGCTTAAGTCAATGCCCATGCAAGAAGTCAAGCTTAAGTCAATGCCCACGCAAGAGGGGAAATTAAGGTAA